Proteins co-encoded in one Gossypium arboreum isolate Shixiya-1 chromosome 11, ASM2569848v2, whole genome shotgun sequence genomic window:
- the LOC128283575 gene encoding uncharacterized protein LOC128283575 — translation MSKKVTSCIIELSNIMKAICSKVLNVEELEKVQDRASLTLCNLKKIFPPSFFTIMVHIIIHLPREAIIGGPVFYRWMYPIERFLSKLKSYCRNKRYPERSIAEGYLAEECMTFCSRYLEDVETRLNRPSRNAGLNDPSLAETYLFQSYGEPIGKVEIAELDDQSWIQAHRYVLFHHDALEQLRK, via the exons ATGTCAAAGAAggtaacgtcctgtataattgaactgtccaatataatgaaagcaatttgtagcaaagttctgaatgttgaagaacttgaaaaagtacaagatcgagcctctttgacattatgcaatttgaagaagatctttccaccttccttcttcacaatTATGGTGCACATTATCATTCATCTCCCTcgtgaagcaataattggtgggccagttttctatcgttggatgtatccaattgaaag gttcctaagcaaattgaagtcttattgccgTAACAAGCGTTATCCGGAAAGATcgattgctgaaggctacttggcagaggagtgtatgacattctgttctagatatttagaagatgttgaaacaagattgaatagaccaagtagaaatgccggACTCAATGATCCTAGCTTGGcggaaacttatttatttcaaagttatggagaaccaatcggcaaagttgaaattgcagaattagatgaccaatcttggatacaagcacatagatatgttcttttccaccacgatgcacttgaacaattacgcaagtaa